CTGCTGGTCACCGTCATGGACGCCTGCAACCTGGCCGGCGCCAAGAAGATATCCGTCGCGGCGATGAACAAGTAGCCATAACCGGGTAAGTTGAAACCAGTAGTAAGATGAAACTATTACGCAACCTGTGCATCGGTGCCGCCGCGCTTTTCCTGAGCGCCCTGCTCACCGTGCTCTTTCCCCTGCTCAATCAGGCTCTGAATGGCGCGTCCATCGCCAAAGGCCCTCGCATCGTAGCGCAAGTTTCCCTGAAGCAGATGGAAGCCGCGCGCCAGGATGATCAACCCAAGCGCAAGCTCAAGCAGCCCCAGCGCGCCCGTCCCATGCAGACCATGGCCAAAGCGGGCCCCCGCTTCGCCATGGATTTGAGCGTCGGCGGCCTGGAGGGCGCATCGGTCCCGATGGACATCGTCAATCGGCCGAGCGGAGGCGGAGGCCAAGCGCAAGGCGAAAACGGGGACGTGGACGAAAAGCCCCAACCGACGGCCCCGCCGCCCTTCCGTCTCCCCCAGGAAATCCGGGCGGCCGAGAAAGACGCCTATCTCGTGTTGTCCTTCTGCGTCGATCCCTCGGGCCATCCCTATGAAGTGCGCGTAACCGAAGAGAAACCCTCCGGGTTGGGCCTGGCCGAAGCCGGCCGCGAAGCCCTTCGGCAAACACTCTTCAAGCCGGCCAAGAAAGGCGGCCTCGCCGTCGCATTTTGCGGCCTAGAGCAACCCTTCGAAGTCAGGTTCAATAATTGATGCGCGCCATGCCTGCTCCGTTGAAGATGATGTTCGCCGCCCTGCTGGCCGCCTTGCCCGTTGCAGCCGCCCCCGGCCAGTCCGTGCCCCGCCCGACAAGCCGTAGCGCCATGCCTGCGCCTCTGCTCGCCCCGGCCCAGAGCGCGGTCGATCTGGTCAATCGGGGCAACCTGCTCTATGCCAAAGGCGAATTCGCCAAAGCCCTCATCCTCTATCGCAAAGCCGAAACGCGCGGCGCCGATGCCGGCACGGTATCCTTCAATATCGGTAATTGCCTTTACCGTTTGGAAAAACTTCCCGAAGCCGCCGCCGCATTCCGCAAGACCGAGCGCCTCACCGACGGAAAATACCTTCCTGCCATTTTCAATTTGGCCGCCGTCCTTTTCCGGTTGGAACAATACGGCGAATCCATCGCCGCGTATCGCCGGGCCCTCAAGCAGGACCCCGACAACGAAAGCGCCTGGCTCTACCTGGCAGATGCATACGCGCGCACCCATGACTACATCGGTTCGCTCCAGGCTTTGGAAAAAGCCCGCGGGCTCGACCCCGATGATCTCAGCATCATATACCAGATGGCCGAGGCGCATGCCTCCATGAAGGAATACCCCCAGGCCGTGGCCCTTGTCCGGGAAGCCTACTCCCGTAAGCCCTCGGAAATCGATTTCCTTTTCTACATCGGCGATCTGTACCGGGCCGAAGGTGATCTGGAAGCCGCCGCGGGGGCTTACCGCGAAGGCTTGGCCCTCCGCGAGAAAGATCCCGACAACCTTTATAAGCTGGCCGACGTCTTGGCCCAGGACAAGAAACCCTTCCTCGCCATGGATTGCCTGCAAAAGGCGTTGGACTTCAAACCCGCATTCTCCGACGCCGCGGTTTTCCTAGGCAATTTGGCCACGGACGCGAAATGGTTGGATCGCGCCGAAACCGCTTACTTACAAGCCCTCAAGGCCGGAAACAAAGAAGGGCTCGAAGGATTGCGCAACCTGGCTTACGAGTACCATACCCAGGGACGCGATGACCGCGCCACCCAAATCCTGGAAAGCGCCCAACCATTCCAGCCCAAGGACGCGACCTTACAGGCCGAAATCCGCCAGTACCGGGACCTGTCCGTTGAAGGCAAATCCACCGAACGCAAATAGGCCCGGCGTTGCTTGGCAACCGTAAACTTCGGCCCTCAAATCCTTACCACGCTATTTTGTCCCGCTGCTTAGGTTTCACAGCCTTCCAATACGCATGTTTGAGAATAACAGGGCGCTCATTCGATCTTGGGATGGAAACTCGCCATGGCTATCGATTGATATTATGCCCGGGCGGAGGCGCACCATGGATCACCGAAGATGCTTTATAAGATCTACCAGGTTTGATATCTGCCGAATCCCAATTCCATAATAATAATTTCGTCGATTAATATTAGAATAGCCTGCATCCCGACATCAGTGGGCCCTCGATCATCAGTTCCAAGTCGGCTAGTTCGCCCGGAATATTTGGGTCATCAAAAACATCCTTGATACGACATTGACGTTGTTGCCGTAAAGTGATTTCCTCGCACTTGCGAAAGAAAACTATCCTAGCCCAAGAGGGGTAGGAGGGAAATCCCGACGACCGTATTCAGCAAAATGCCTTACGTCATGAAGGCTTCCCTCCCAAATGGACAGATGAAGCTGGCCCGGGCAAAGCCCACGAAGGGATTAAAAAAGTGGTCACTCGGGTTACCACATGTGTTTTTCCGGTTCGGCGAAACAGGCTCTGTCAATTGTGGATTTTTCGTGGAGCACTTTAGATGCGCGCTTCCACTATCTTTCGTTTTGTTCGAGCCTTAGCAAAGGGCTAAATACTGCCTGACTAATTATTGTATCTATCATAGCTATTTCATCTGACTGATCCATTAAACCCTGCGCTGATGCCTTTACTGTCCAGGTAAATTGAGCCAGATATATTTTTTTTGGCAGGGCCGTATGCGCTAATTGCCAACTGAAAATCTCGATTGCTTGCCCTGATTCCTTGCTATTACACCTCGAAAAGAGCAACCCGTTACCATTTGCGACCTTGTTTAATCGAGCACCTTTTGGAATTGGCTGAGCAAGCAGTACGTCAAGTCCGTTTTCAAATCGGCGTCCCGGCGGAGCCGCCAATGTTAAGACGTTTAATCTTAGGATTCCCGTTTCTCCACCTTCTTCGTAAAACGTCCCGCCCCCATTTGATT
This region of Fibrobacterota bacterium genomic DNA includes:
- a CDS encoding energy transducer TonB, giving the protein MKLLRNLCIGAAALFLSALLTVLFPLLNQALNGASIAKGPRIVAQVSLKQMEAARQDDQPKRKLKQPQRARPMQTMAKAGPRFAMDLSVGGLEGASVPMDIVNRPSGGGGQAQGENGDVDEKPQPTAPPPFRLPQEIRAAEKDAYLVLSFCVDPSGHPYEVRVTEEKPSGLGLAEAGREALRQTLFKPAKKGGLAVAFCGLEQPFEVRFNN
- a CDS encoding tetratricopeptide repeat protein encodes the protein MPAPLLAPAQSAVDLVNRGNLLYAKGEFAKALILYRKAETRGADAGTVSFNIGNCLYRLEKLPEAAAAFRKTERLTDGKYLPAIFNLAAVLFRLEQYGESIAAYRRALKQDPDNESAWLYLADAYARTHDYIGSLQALEKARGLDPDDLSIIYQMAEAHASMKEYPQAVALVREAYSRKPSEIDFLFYIGDLYRAEGDLEAAAGAYREGLALREKDPDNLYKLADVLAQDKKPFLAMDCLQKALDFKPAFSDAAVFLGNLATDAKWLDRAETAYLQALKAGNKEGLEGLRNLAYEYHTQGRDDRATQILESAQPFQPKDATLQAEIRQYRDLSVEGKSTERK